Sequence from the Helianthus annuus cultivar XRQ/B chromosome 13, HanXRQr2.0-SUNRISE, whole genome shotgun sequence genome:
TGGCAAGATATGCTAAAGAAGAAGGATGATAATGATATTGGTCATGAtgttgatgaaaagagtacacgTGAGGAACGAACGACACTTGGTGAGATGACGTTGGAGGATTTCTTGGCGAAAGCTGGGATTGTGGCGGAATCGTCTCAGGAGAAGAAGAGTTCGGGTTTAGGAAGTGAAGTGGTTGCATTGCCGCAACCGGCACAATGGATGCAGTATCAAGTCCCGCCGGTTCAGCAACAACATGTGTTCATGCCAGGTCATCATCCAGCTCAGCAGATGATTAGTGATGTGGGTTATTCTGAGACGCAAATGACGGTGTCTTCGGATACACAAATGTCTGGAAGGAAACGAGTTGCTTCTGGAGATTTGATGGACAAGACTGTTGAAAGGAGGCAGAAAAGAATGATTAAGAATAGGGAATCTGCTGCACGATCAAGAGCAAGGAAACAGGTATGATTTCAAAATCTGTATTCAATCTTTTTGTCGTGTGGGGCCTACATGGAAACCAAGGCGTTCACGTGGTGTAAACAAAATGAATAATGCATGTGGAGGCTACCCATGTGTTGAAACTACTATATAGAC
This genomic interval carries:
- the LOC110898826 gene encoding ABSCISIC ACID-INSENSITIVE 5-like protein 2, yielding MGTRTMGSHGKELYNLTLDEVQRQLGDLGKPLSSMNINELIKSVWNAESEVDQGGINRETRLASVSSSVADLSKKTIDELWQDMLKKKDDNDIGHDVDEKSTREERTTLGEMTLEDFLAKAGIVAESSQEKKSSGLGSEVVALPQPAQWMQYQVPPVQQQHVFMPGHHPAQQMISDVGYSETQMTVSSDTQMSGRKRVASGDLMDKTVERRQKRMIKNRESAARSRARKQAYTHELENKVSRLEEENERLKREQEAEKALPCVPPPEPRYQLRRTTSASF